In Gemmatimonadota bacterium, a genomic segment contains:
- the carB gene encoding carbamoyl-phosphate synthase large subunit, with translation MPKRNDIESILIIGSGPIVIGQACEFDYSGTQACRALREEGYRVVLINSNPATIMTDPDMADRTYVEPITAEYVEKVIRRERPDVLLPTLGGQTALNVAVELAESGTLDRYGVELIGAKLEAIKMAEDRELFQQAMERIGLEVPRGGFARTVDEAWELVKNTGFPAIIRPAFTLGGAGGSIARSESEYAEAVEWGLSTSPITEVLIEESVIGWKEYELEVMRDLADNVVIICSIENFDPMGVHTGDSITVAPAQTLTDKEYQALRDASIKVIREIGVETGGSNIQFAVSPEDGRILAIEMNPRVSRSSALASKATGFPIAKIAAKLAVGYTLDEIPNDITRETPASFEPTIDYVVVKIPRWAFEKFPNADTQLGTQMKSVGETMAIGRTFKEALQKGLRGLEIDRHGLGADGKDQVDGVLDDLREQMARPTAERIFQIKTALQLGMPIEEIYALTGVDPWFLHNLRDIVELEGEIGAHRNGSMPRNLLHKAKQAGFSDVQIAHLTGSDERSVRARRIEARVDAVFKTVDTCAAEFEAMTPYYYSTYETENETRPKTRKTIMILGGGPNRIGQGIEFDYCCVQAVMALKEDGYETIMVNSNPETVSTDYDISDRLFFEPLTFEDVMNIVETEKPDGVIVQFGGQTPLKLALPLERAGVPIIGTSPDSIDLAEDRKRFGALTTALGIPHPPHGTVFSFEEAREVAGEIGYPVLVRPSYVLGGRNMALVYDDDSLQAYMKTAVHVSPEHPILIDKFLEDAFEYDVDAVSDGTDVVLGGIMEHIEEAGIHSGDSACVLPPYMVKPMHIDTMRNYTHALARSLKVVGLINVQYAIKNDVVYVLEVNPRASRTIPFVSKAIGVPLAQLAARVMVGKTLRELGFTEEIIPPYASVKEVVLPFVKFAGSDSLLGPEMKSTGEVMGIYEEPGIAFAKGQSAAGGSLPLSGTVLVSVNAFDHENVVAIARELDMLGFTIMATSGTGRTLEDAGLEVVRVNKVWEGEPHIVDHIRRSDIQLIINTPLGKSARDDDYMIRRAAIEANIPCITTLSAAWSAVKAIQALKNEGREISVKSLQEWHETLKEARV, from the coding sequence TTGCCGAAACGCAACGACATCGAATCCATCCTGATCATCGGCTCCGGGCCGATCGTCATCGGACAGGCCTGCGAGTTCGACTATTCCGGCACCCAGGCCTGCAGGGCGCTCCGCGAAGAAGGCTACCGGGTCGTGCTGATCAACAGCAATCCGGCCACGATCATGACGGATCCGGACATGGCCGACCGGACCTACGTCGAGCCTATCACCGCGGAATACGTGGAGAAAGTCATCCGGCGCGAGCGCCCCGACGTGCTGCTGCCCACGCTCGGGGGACAGACCGCCCTGAACGTCGCCGTCGAGCTCGCCGAGTCGGGCACGCTGGACCGCTACGGGGTCGAACTCATCGGGGCCAAGCTCGAGGCCATCAAGATGGCGGAGGACCGGGAACTGTTCCAGCAGGCCATGGAGCGCATCGGCCTGGAAGTGCCCCGGGGCGGCTTCGCGCGGACCGTCGACGAGGCCTGGGAACTGGTGAAGAATACGGGCTTCCCCGCCATCATCCGGCCGGCCTTCACCCTGGGCGGCGCGGGCGGGAGCATCGCGCGCAGCGAATCGGAATACGCCGAGGCCGTCGAATGGGGGCTGTCCACCAGTCCCATCACCGAGGTGCTGATCGAGGAGTCGGTCATCGGCTGGAAGGAATACGAACTCGAGGTCATGCGCGACCTGGCCGACAACGTGGTCATCATCTGCTCCATCGAAAATTTCGACCCCATGGGCGTGCACACCGGCGACAGCATCACGGTCGCCCCCGCGCAGACCCTCACGGACAAGGAATACCAGGCGCTCCGGGACGCCTCGATCAAGGTGATCCGGGAGATCGGCGTGGAGACGGGCGGATCGAATATCCAGTTCGCCGTCAGCCCCGAAGACGGCCGCATCCTGGCCATCGAGATGAACCCCCGCGTGTCCCGCAGTTCGGCCCTGGCCTCCAAGGCCACGGGCTTCCCCATCGCCAAGATCGCCGCGAAGCTGGCGGTCGGATATACGCTGGACGAGATCCCGAACGACATTACCCGCGAAACCCCCGCATCCTTCGAGCCCACCATCGACTACGTGGTGGTGAAGATCCCGCGCTGGGCCTTCGAGAAATTCCCCAATGCCGATACGCAGCTCGGCACGCAGATGAAGTCGGTGGGCGAGACCATGGCCATCGGCCGGACTTTCAAGGAAGCGCTCCAGAAAGGGCTCCGGGGTCTGGAGATAGACCGCCACGGCCTCGGCGCGGACGGGAAGGATCAGGTGGACGGCGTGCTGGACGATCTCAGGGAGCAGATGGCCCGGCCCACGGCGGAGCGCATCTTCCAGATCAAGACCGCCCTCCAACTCGGCATGCCCATCGAAGAGATCTACGCGCTTACCGGCGTCGATCCCTGGTTCCTGCACAACCTGCGGGACATCGTCGAGCTCGAGGGCGAGATCGGCGCGCACCGGAACGGGTCCATGCCCCGGAACCTGTTGCACAAGGCCAAGCAGGCCGGTTTCTCCGATGTGCAGATCGCCCACCTGACCGGCAGCGACGAGCGGTCGGTCCGCGCCCGGCGCATCGAGGCGCGCGTGGACGCCGTGTTCAAGACTGTCGACACCTGCGCGGCCGAGTTCGAGGCCATGACGCCCTACTACTATTCGACCTACGAGACCGAGAACGAGACCCGGCCCAAGACGCGGAAGACGATCATGATCCTCGGCGGCGGGCCGAACCGCATCGGCCAGGGGATCGAGTTCGACTACTGCTGCGTGCAGGCGGTTATGGCGCTGAAGGAGGACGGATACGAGACGATCATGGTCAACAGCAACCCGGAGACCGTGAGCACCGATTACGACATCTCGGACCGGCTGTTCTTCGAGCCCCTCACCTTCGAAGACGTGATGAACATCGTCGAGACGGAAAAGCCGGACGGCGTGATCGTCCAGTTCGGCGGGCAGACGCCCCTCAAGCTGGCCCTGCCGCTCGAACGCGCGGGCGTGCCCATTATCGGCACGTCGCCCGACAGCATCGACCTGGCCGAGGACCGCAAGCGGTTCGGCGCCCTGACGACGGCGCTGGGCATCCCCCATCCGCCCCACGGGACGGTCTTTTCCTTCGAAGAGGCCCGCGAGGTGGCGGGCGAGATCGGATACCCCGTGCTGGTGCGGCCTTCCTATGTCCTCGGCGGCCGCAACATGGCCCTGGTCTACGACGACGATTCCCTGCAGGCCTACATGAAAACCGCCGTCCACGTGTCCCCCGAGCATCCCATCCTCATCGACAAGTTCCTCGAGGACGCCTTCGAATACGACGTGGATGCCGTCTCCGACGGGACGGACGTCGTCCTGGGCGGGATTATGGAACACATCGAGGAGGCGGGCATCCATTCCGGGGACAGCGCCTGCGTGCTGCCGCCCTACATGGTCAAGCCTATGCATATCGACACCATGAGGAACTACACCCACGCCCTGGCGAGAAGCCTCAAGGTCGTCGGACTGATCAACGTGCAGTACGCCATCAAGAACGACGTGGTCTACGTGCTGGAGGTCAACCCGCGCGCCTCGAGGACGATACCCTTCGTCTCCAAGGCCATCGGCGTGCCGCTGGCCCAGCTCGCGGCGAGGGTCATGGTGGGGAAGACGCTGCGGGAACTCGGTTTCACCGAAGAAATTATCCCGCCCTATGCCTCGGTGAAGGAGGTTGTGCTGCCCTTCGTCAAATTCGCGGGGTCGGACAGCCTGCTCGGACCCGAAATGAAGTCGACCGGCGAGGTCATGGGCATCTACGAGGAACCGGGGATCGCCTTCGCCAAGGGACAGAGCGCGGCGGGCGGCTCCCTGCCCCTGTCCGGCACTGTCCTGGTCAGCGTCAACGCCTTCGACCACGAGAACGTCGTCGCAATCGCCCGGGAGCTCGATATGCTGGGCTTCACGATCATGGCGACGAGCGGCACCGGCCGGACGCTGGAGGACGCCGGCCTGGAGGTGGTCCGGGTCAACAAGGTCTGGGAGGGCGAACCGCACATCGTGGACCACATCCGGCGAAGCGACATCCAACTCATCATCAACACGCCGCTGGGCAAGAGCGCGCGGGACGACGACTACATGATCCGCCGCGCGGCCATCGAGGCGAACATCCCGTGCATCACCACGCTCTCGGCGGCCTGGTCCGCGGTAAAGGCCATCCAGGCGCTCAAGAACGAGGGCCGCGAGATCTCGGTGAAGAGCCTGCAGGAGTGGCACGAGACATTGAAAGAAGCGAGGGTTTGA
- the argJ gene encoding bifunctional glutamate N-acetyltransferase/amino-acid acetyltransferase ArgJ, translated as MQTVDGGILAPKGFLANTAGCGINSPKGSRKDLAVIDAGGTASAAGVFTTNRVQAAPVVLSKDHLQTGMARAVVVISGNANACNGEPGMADAREMAALVAEGLSVPASEILVASTGVIGRPLPMDVIREGIREALDRQPLGPDPDAAESIMTTDTVPKTCAVRFDLDGTAAVVGGIAKGAGMICPDMATMIGVVTTDAAIAPGALKSALKRAVGKSFNCITVDGDMSTNDTVFILANGAAGNPEITQPAGDAYERFAEALEHVCTDLAKKIARDGEGATKLVEIRVRGARTDEDARTIGMSVANSALVKTAIYGHDPNWGRILCAVGYADAESDPDTIDLFLCGHQLTRDGQGLPLDEPMMREALSASEIPVEIDLKLGVGAATVWTCDMSHEYVTVNAEYTT; from the coding sequence ATGCAGACGGTAGACGGCGGCATACTGGCCCCGAAGGGGTTCCTGGCCAATACGGCGGGCTGCGGCATCAATAGTCCGAAGGGCAGCCGAAAGGACCTGGCGGTGATCGACGCGGGCGGGACCGCCTCCGCGGCGGGGGTGTTCACCACGAACCGGGTACAGGCCGCACCGGTGGTCCTTTCCAAAGACCATCTGCAGACCGGCATGGCGCGAGCCGTCGTGGTCATCAGCGGCAACGCCAACGCGTGCAACGGGGAACCCGGCATGGCGGACGCCCGCGAGATGGCCGCCCTGGTGGCCGAAGGGTTGTCCGTACCCGCGAGCGAGATCCTCGTCGCTTCCACCGGGGTCATCGGCCGGCCCCTGCCCATGGACGTGATCCGCGAAGGCATCCGGGAAGCGCTGGACCGGCAGCCGCTGGGTCCTGACCCGGACGCCGCCGAGTCGATCATGACGACCGACACGGTACCCAAGACCTGCGCGGTGCGGTTCGATCTCGATGGTACGGCCGCGGTGGTCGGCGGTATCGCCAAGGGCGCGGGCATGATCTGTCCGGATATGGCCACGATGATCGGCGTGGTCACGACGGACGCCGCCATCGCGCCGGGCGCCCTGAAGTCGGCCCTCAAGCGGGCCGTCGGCAAGTCCTTCAACTGCATCACCGTCGACGGGGACATGAGCACGAACGACACCGTGTTCATCCTGGCCAACGGCGCCGCGGGCAATCCGGAGATAACCCAGCCGGCCGGGGACGCCTACGAGCGGTTCGCCGAAGCGCTGGAGCACGTCTGTACCGACCTGGCGAAGAAGATCGCCCGGGACGGCGAAGGCGCGACCAAACTCGTGGAGATCCGCGTGCGGGGCGCCCGGACGGACGAGGACGCCCGGACGATCGGCATGAGCGTGGCGAATTCCGCCCTGGTTAAGACGGCCATCTACGGCCACGATCCCAACTGGGGCCGGATCCTCTGCGCCGTCGGGTACGCGGACGCCGAATCGGACCCGGACACGATCGACCTGTTCCTCTGCGGTCACCAGTTGACGCGCGACGGCCAGGGACTCCCTCTCGACGAGCCGATGATGCGGGAAGCCCTTTCCGCCAGTGAAATACCCGTCGAAATCGATCTCAAGCTGGGAGTCGGCGCGGCCACGGTATGGACCTGCGACATGTCCCACGAATACGTGACCGTGAACGCGGAATATACCACCTGA